The uncultured Ilyobacter sp. genome has a segment encoding these proteins:
- a CDS encoding GntR family transcriptional regulator encodes MIKPRTNTSDNIYDTIKEEILSGELSFGDRIVEIDYSKKLNVSRTPLREAIKKLEIEGIVERLANGRVKIIDITPERIKEIFKIRIALENILLESISQNPEVISLLEENLILTEHYIKLKRWKETRKLFLEFNQIFYQKSELEFTIKILKQYDFILSKLRLSSLNNKERIISACEEHSLIVKYLKNSQLELAKAVNTTHLLSAENSLLNSIDLD; translated from the coding sequence ATGATAAAACCAAGAACAAATACCAGTGATAATATATACGATACTATAAAGGAAGAGATCCTGTCTGGAGAGCTTTCTTTCGGAGACAGAATAGTGGAGATAGATTATTCAAAAAAATTAAATGTAAGTAGAACGCCTTTGCGAGAAGCAATAAAAAAGTTGGAAATAGAAGGTATTGTGGAAAGGCTTGCAAACGGAAGGGTTAAAATAATAGATATTACACCTGAAAGGATCAAAGAGATTTTTAAAATAAGAATTGCTCTTGAAAATATTCTTTTAGAATCTATTTCACAAAATCCAGAAGTCATCTCTTTGCTAGAGGAAAATTTAATCCTCACAGAGCACTACATAAAACTTAAGAGATGGAAAGAGACCAGGAAGTTATTCTTAGAGTTCAATCAAATATTCTACCAGAAATCAGAACTGGAGTTTACTATAAAAATTTTAAAACAATACGATTTTATATTATCCAAACTAAGACTGAGTTCCCTCAATAATAAAGAAAGAATAATCTCAGCCTGTGAAGAACACTCCCTTATAGTAAAATATTTGAAAAACAGCCAACTAGAACTTGCCAAAGCCGTAAACACAACTCATCTTCTGTCTGCTGAAAATTCCCTTCTTAACTCCATTGATTTAGATTAA